The nucleotide sequence TCCAAATGGGTCAACGCCAGTTTCGATGTTGAAATGTTCGTATGGAGGAGATGGTACGGTAGAAGCTGCTCTTATAGCTCTTGGTCCATATCTAGCACCTGGTCTGATAGTTGTTCCAAAGTCAAAAGGTTCACCTATTATTGCTACATCAGGTCGTACTTTTTCTAACTCGGCTTTACTTCTTAACCAAGGTAATTTCAAGAACGTTGGTATACCAACAAAAATCGGTTCGTCATTACCCTTGTATGAATCTCCATAAAATTCCATTCCCATATTTATCGATTTAGTAATAGATTAGTATCTACTTAAATTTGTCTAAGTAATCTACGTTTTTGAATGGTTCTGCAGTAGAACTTTTTCGTATTTGATTTTTGAATTATTGAAAATGTTGCGTAATCTACGTGCTATTTCAGAAAAAATTTGTCTGAAAATTTGATGTAATAAAATTTTAAATACATTAGAATTAATAATGTCCTAATGGATTTGACAGGTGTTTATGCAATGTTTGCAGCAATACTGGCTGCAAGTGGTTTCTTTTTGTTCATGGGAACTATAGGTCTTAAGGGGGACAAAAAAGAAGATGAATTGCATAAAGCAGAGAATACATAGAGTTATTCAATATGTTTAGCTGGTTAAGAAAAAAAAATAATTTATCTTCTCCAGAGTACAAATTTAGGCATAGCAGAAAAGAAGCTTCTGCAGATTATGTCAAGTATGGTGAAGATCTGGCAAATGGTAATAGACCAGAGGAAGCCTTGGAATATTTTGATAAAGCTATACAGATGCTGCCAACCAACGATTTTGCGTGGGGTGATAAAGGTTTGATCTTAGATAAATTGGGAAGAGCAGATGAGGCTTTAGAATCCTTTTCTCATGCAATTGCAATTGATTCTACCAATCCTATTACATGGCATAATAAAGGATTAACATTG is from Nitrosopumilaceae archaeon and encodes:
- a CDS encoding tetratricopeptide repeat protein, which codes for MFSWLRKKNNLSSPEYKFRHSRKEASADYVKYGEDLANGNRPEEALEYFDKAIQMLPTNDFAWGDKGLILDKLGRADEALESFSHAIAIDSTNPITWHNKGLTLIKLKRLEEAIECFDHAIENNEKYAKAWYNKGRALTMLNKVDEGQKSFDTARKLDPFLYSKLKKMH